Proteins co-encoded in one Rickettsiales bacterium genomic window:
- the phoU gene encoding phosphate signaling complex protein PhoU, translating to MGKHTVNSYENELNRLRYSVINMANLVKDLIRIGNDAIKNPSKSFVQLANDTDKKINHYDREIENLAINVLALRHPMAVDLRHVIASFKLAVIFERMGDLAKKVSHRIEYIPISLSSELDRLIQAMIAKLDKSLNDVILAYETLDDALASKVSTQDEAIDNYYIKIMDVLEKQMEMNPKDAKPLLDLVLIARNFERIGDYITKVSYLTHYIITGNKIIDD from the coding sequence ATGGGAAAACACACCGTCAATTCATATGAAAACGAACTAAACAGACTAAGATATTCGGTGATTAATATGGCTAATTTGGTCAAAGATTTAATAAGAATTGGCAATGATGCAATTAAAAACCCCAGCAAGAGTTTTGTCCAGCTGGCTAATGACACTGATAAAAAGATTAATCACTATGATCGTGAAATAGAAAATCTTGCAATTAATGTTCTTGCTCTAAGACATCCAATGGCAGTTGATTTACGCCATGTTATTGCTTCATTTAAATTGGCAGTTATTTTTGAAAGAATGGGTGATTTAGCAAAAAAAGTTAGTCATAGAATTGAGTATATTCCAATATCTTTATCCTCTGAATTAGATAGATTAATTCAAGCAATGATAGCTAAATTGGATAAATCACTTAACGATGTGATTTTGGCTTATGAAACCTTAGATGATGCATTAGCTTCTAAAGTTAGCACTCAAGATGAAGCTATTGATAATTATTATATTAAAATTATGGATGTTCTAGAAAAGCAGATGGAAATGAATCCCAAAGACGCCAAACCTTTACTGGATCTAGTATTAATTGCTCGTAATTTTGAAAGAATTGGTGATTATATAACTAAAGTGTCTTACTTAACTCATTACATAATCACTGGAAATAAAATTATAGATGATTAA